A window of Psychromonas sp. CNPT3 contains these coding sequences:
- a CDS encoding anti-phage deoxyguanosine triphosphatase yields the protein MSIQAQPPFQEINPVWQQRLAGEPNKERRMDQRDPYQRDKARVLHSAAFRRLQSKTQIHNNGRSDFYRTRLTHSLEVAQIGSGIVAHLSVLQNEFMPLLPSHDLMETICLSHDIGHPPFGHGGETALNYMMADAGGFEGNAQTFRILTQLEPYTQYNGMNLTRRSLLGILKYPIFLDTLSAPYPNSTSLSFRELKSEQWLPAKGIYNHDSLLLNATLSPLSPNDKALFQTLRPQDDIKKHKKSLYKSLDCSIMEIADDIAYGVHDLEDAIAMGIIDQSLWHDHVIAQLQTIHDIDRYLNLKKLSKDLFSSAQYERKDAIGALVNALITSCEIRPVKASFTEPLLAYNAYLKPIMFNVLEILKHFVLNYVIKKPDLQIVEYRGQQIVMELFQAFHAGALRFLPEPTKTNWLAQDGDAAREKRVIADHISSLTDSHALGLHASLFSSHPSPLMMS from the coding sequence ATGTCCATACAAGCGCAACCTCCCTTTCAAGAAATTAACCCTGTTTGGCAACAACGTCTCGCGGGCGAGCCTAATAAAGAGCGCCGCATGGATCAACGAGATCCTTACCAAAGAGATAAAGCGCGCGTATTACATTCGGCTGCATTTAGGCGTTTACAATCTAAAACGCAAATTCACAACAATGGACGCAGTGATTTTTATCGTACTCGTTTAACGCATTCCCTTGAAGTAGCACAAATAGGCTCTGGGATAGTGGCGCATTTATCTGTTTTACAAAATGAATTTATGCCTTTACTGCCCAGTCACGATCTCATGGAAACTATCTGCTTAAGTCACGATATCGGCCATCCACCTTTTGGCCATGGTGGCGAGACTGCGCTAAATTATATGATGGCAGATGCAGGTGGGTTTGAAGGTAATGCGCAAACGTTTAGGATCTTAACGCAACTTGAACCTTATACGCAATATAATGGTATGAACTTAACGCGGCGTAGCCTACTCGGCATTTTAAAATATCCTATTTTTTTAGACACGTTAAGTGCGCCGTATCCAAATTCGACGTCCCTTAGCTTTCGCGAACTAAAAAGTGAGCAATGGCTCCCTGCTAAGGGTATTTACAATCATGATAGTCTCTTATTAAACGCAACCTTAAGTCCCTTATCGCCTAACGATAAAGCACTTTTTCAAACATTACGCCCGCAAGATGACATCAAAAAGCATAAAAAATCACTCTATAAGTCGCTTGATTGCTCTATTATGGAAATTGCAGATGATATCGCGTATGGCGTACATGATTTAGAAGATGCGATTGCGATGGGTATCATTGACCAATCCTTGTGGCACGATCACGTGATTGCTCAGTTACAAACAATTCACGACATCGATAGATATCTAAACCTGAAAAAACTCAGTAAAGATCTTTTTTCATCTGCCCAGTACGAACGTAAAGATGCCATTGGCGCTTTAGTTAATGCATTGATCACATCTTGTGAGATCCGCCCAGTAAAAGCCTCTTTTACCGAGCCCTTACTTGCATACAATGCCTATTTGAAACCCATTATGTTTAATGTTCTCGAAATATTAAAGCACTTTGTTTTGAATTATGTGATCAAAAAACCAGATTTACAAATCGTAGAATATCGAGGCCAACAGATAGTAATGGAGTTATTTCAAGCATTTCATGCCGGTGCTTTACGCTTTCTTCCTGAGCCAACCAAAACAAACTGGCTAGCGCAAGATGGCGATGCTGCAAGAGAAAAACGGGTGATTGCCGATCATATTTCAAGCTTAACAGATAGTCATGCACTCGGCTTACATGCCAGTTTATTTAGCAGTCACCCCAGTCCATTAATGATGAGCTGA
- the nusB gene encoding transcription antitermination factor NusB, protein MKPAERRRARQFAVQAVYQWQITKGPVGQIIEQFSVDQDFSKTDVPYFKELLAGVVSRIETIDEKLSPYLSRKIGDVDMVDIAILRLAMFELSYRTDVPHKVVLNEAIELAKDFATDESYKFVNGVLDKALRSLKLRGE, encoded by the coding sequence ATGAAACCGGCAGAGCGTCGTCGCGCACGTCAATTTGCAGTGCAAGCTGTGTACCAATGGCAAATCACCAAAGGGCCAGTGGGTCAAATAATAGAGCAATTTTCTGTTGATCAAGATTTTTCAAAAACAGATGTGCCTTATTTTAAGGAATTACTTGCAGGTGTTGTGAGTCGAATTGAAACAATAGATGAAAAATTATCGCCTTATCTATCACGTAAGATTGGTGATGTTGATATGGTTGATATTGCCATTTTACGTTTAGCAATGTTCGAACTCAGTTACCGTACTGATGTACCCCATAAAGTAGTTCTAAATGAAGCCATTGAACTGGCGAAGGATTTTGCTACTGACGAATCTTATAAATTTGTTAATGGTGTATTGGATAAAGCATTGCGTAGTTTAAAATTACGCGGTGAATAA
- the ribD gene encoding bifunctional diaminohydroxyphosphoribosylaminopyrimidine deaminase/5-amino-6-(5-phosphoribosylamino)uracil reductase RibD has product MTTVCFSEQDKEYMSRALELAKKGRFTSAPNPNVGCVIVLDDIVVGTGFHFKAGQGHAEVYALAMAGSKAQSSTCYVTLEPCSHFGRTPPCALALIKAGVKRVCVAMRDPNPQVAGQGIKLLQDAGIEVSVGLLEPQAKQLNLGFINRMLHKRARVTLKLGASLDGKTALKNGKSQWITGSQSRCDVQHFRAQQSAILSSASTVLADDPSLNVRFEELQQSMYFKGEISAEQLRQPLRIILDSRNKLTGQEKIFSLPGDIILVALQLRHDLSDFKGVAQVQSVVCPADEAGNIDLRSLLKLLNRYELNDIWLEVGATLAGAFFKAQLVDQFILYQAPKLMGAQARSLVNLDDFSTMDDVLQLTLQEVTVIGNDIRIISNRD; this is encoded by the coding sequence ATGACGACAGTCTGTTTTTCAGAGCAAGATAAAGAGTATATGTCTCGCGCCCTTGAATTAGCAAAAAAAGGACGTTTCACTAGCGCGCCAAATCCGAATGTGGGCTGCGTTATTGTGTTAGACGATATCGTTGTAGGCACCGGCTTTCATTTTAAGGCGGGCCAAGGGCATGCGGAAGTATACGCATTGGCGATGGCTGGCAGCAAAGCGCAGAGCAGCACATGCTATGTGACACTCGAGCCATGTTCGCATTTTGGGCGAACACCGCCTTGTGCGCTAGCCTTAATCAAGGCGGGCGTAAAACGCGTGTGTGTGGCGATGCGCGACCCTAATCCTCAAGTTGCAGGACAAGGCATTAAACTTTTACAAGATGCTGGCATAGAGGTGAGCGTTGGCCTGTTAGAGCCACAAGCTAAGCAGTTAAATTTAGGCTTTATTAATAGAATGTTACATAAACGAGCCCGTGTCACGCTTAAGCTAGGTGCAAGTTTAGATGGTAAAACAGCCCTTAAAAATGGAAAAAGTCAATGGATCACCGGATCGCAATCTCGTTGTGATGTGCAACATTTTCGCGCTCAGCAAAGTGCCATATTAAGCTCCGCATCGACCGTATTAGCCGATGATCCCAGTTTAAACGTTCGTTTTGAAGAACTTCAACAGTCAATGTACTTTAAAGGTGAGATCAGCGCAGAGCAACTGCGTCAACCTTTACGCATTATTTTAGACAGCCGAAATAAATTAACCGGTCAAGAAAAGATATTTTCATTACCGGGAGATATCATTTTGGTGGCATTACAACTGCGCCATGATTTATCAGATTTTAAAGGGGTTGCACAAGTGCAATCGGTCGTCTGCCCGGCAGATGAAGCTGGAAATATTGATTTACGCTCACTACTTAAATTACTAAACCGCTATGAGCTCAATGATATCTGGTTAGAAGTGGGGGCTACGCTTGCCGGCGCCTTTTTTAAAGCGCAGTTGGTTGATCAATTCATTTTGTATCAAGCGCCTAAATTAATGGGTGCACAAGCGCGAAGTTTAGTTAATTTAGATGATTTTTCAACGATGGATGACGTGCTACAATTAACGCTCCAAGAGGTTACCGTGATCGGTAATGATATTCGCATTATTAGCAATCGAGATTAA
- the glyA gene encoding serine hydroxymethyltransferase: MFNRDMNIADYDPELWKSMTDEVERQEEHIELIASENYTSPRVMQAQGSQLTNKYAEGYPGKRYYGGCEFVDVAESLAIERAKSLFGADYANVQPHAGSQANSAVYAALCNVGDTILGMSLADGGHLTHGSSVSFSGKVYNAIQYGIDPETGILDYAQVERLALEHKPKMIVAGFSAYSGIVDWAKFREIADKVGAYLFVDMAHVAGLVATGLYPNPIPFADVVTTTTHKTLGGPRGGLILAKANAEIEKKLNSAVFPGGQGGPLMHIIAAKAVSFKECAEPEFKVYQQQVLDNAQAMVKEFQQRGYKIVSNGTQNHLFLVDLIAQDVTGKEADAALGKAHITVNKNSVPNDPRSPFVTSGLRIGTPALTRRGATVADASELANWMCDILDALKDAPKLEKVIAEVKVKVATFCKANPVYQK, encoded by the coding sequence ATGTTTAACCGTGATATGAATATTGCTGATTATGATCCAGAATTATGGAAATCAATGACCGATGAAGTTGAGCGTCAAGAAGAGCACATCGAGTTGATTGCCTCAGAAAATTATACAAGCCCTCGTGTAATGCAAGCACAAGGTAGTCAATTGACTAATAAATATGCAGAAGGTTACCCTGGCAAACGCTATTATGGGGGATGTGAGTTCGTAGATGTCGCTGAGTCATTAGCCATTGAACGTGCTAAATCACTTTTTGGTGCTGATTATGCAAATGTTCAACCACATGCAGGCTCTCAAGCAAACAGTGCTGTTTATGCCGCATTATGTAATGTTGGCGATACTATATTAGGCATGAGTTTGGCCGATGGTGGACATTTAACACATGGCTCTTCCGTTAGTTTTTCAGGAAAAGTCTACAATGCAATACAATATGGTATTGATCCTGAGACAGGTATCTTAGATTATGCACAAGTAGAGCGTTTAGCGCTTGAACATAAACCTAAAATGATTGTGGCTGGATTTTCAGCTTATTCAGGTATTGTTGATTGGGCAAAGTTTCGTGAAATCGCCGACAAAGTAGGTGCTTACCTGTTTGTTGATATGGCACATGTTGCAGGTTTAGTGGCAACGGGTTTATACCCTAATCCAATCCCTTTTGCAGATGTCGTGACAACCACAACGCATAAAACATTAGGCGGCCCTCGTGGTGGTTTAATTTTGGCTAAAGCCAATGCAGAAATTGAGAAAAAATTAAACTCAGCTGTTTTCCCAGGTGGTCAAGGTGGCCCTCTTATGCATATTATCGCAGCTAAAGCGGTATCATTTAAAGAATGTGCTGAGCCTGAGTTTAAAGTTTACCAACAACAAGTATTAGATAATGCGCAAGCGATGGTAAAAGAGTTCCAACAACGCGGTTATAAAATTGTATCTAATGGCACGCAAAATCACCTGTTTTTGGTGGATTTGATTGCGCAGGATGTGACGGGTAAAGAAGCCGATGCAGCCCTTGGAAAAGCACACATTACGGTAAATAAAAACTCAGTACCTAACGATCCACGCTCTCCTTTTGTGACATCTGGTTTACGTATTGGGACGCCGGCTTTAACGCGTCGTGGCGCAACGGTTGCTGATGCAAGTGAATTAGCAAATTGGATGTGTGATATTTTGGATGCATTAAAAGATGCACCAAAACTTGAAAAAGTGATCGCTGAAGTCAAAGTAAAAGTGGCAACTTTTTGTAAAGCAAACCCTGTTTACCAAAAATAG
- the nrdR gene encoding transcriptional regulator NrdR, with protein sequence MYCPFCSAQDTKVIDSRLVAAGAQVRRRRACNECNERFTTFETAELVLPHLIKSDGRREPFNEGKLLVGIHRALEKRPVSMEDIEVSLNQLKSTLRATGEREVTSKMVGELVMDLLKGLDKIAYIRFASVYRSFEDVKEFGEEIAKLEK encoded by the coding sequence ATGTATTGTCCTTTTTGTAGTGCGCAAGATACGAAAGTAATTGATTCTCGTCTGGTTGCCGCAGGAGCCCAAGTACGTCGACGTCGCGCGTGTAACGAATGTAATGAACGTTTTACCACGTTTGAAACAGCAGAATTAGTATTACCTCATCTGATCAAATCGGATGGTCGCCGAGAACCTTTTAATGAAGGTAAGTTGCTGGTGGGTATTCACCGCGCATTAGAAAAAAGACCAGTGAGTATGGAAGATATCGAGGTGAGTTTAAATCAATTAAAATCGACATTACGTGCGACGGGCGAGCGAGAAGTGACCTCAAAAATGGTCGGCGAATTAGTCATGGATTTACTTAAAGGTCTGGATAAAATAGCCTATATTCGTTTTGCATCGGTATATCGTTCTTTTGAAGATGTAAAAGAGTTTGGTGAAGAAATCGCCAAATTGGAAAAATAA
- the ribH gene encoding 6,7-dimethyl-8-ribityllumazine synthase — protein sequence MKIIEGGLAAPDAKIAIVISRFNSFINEQLLAGAIDTLKRTGQVQDDNITVVRLPGAVELPLVAKRVAASKKYDAIIALGTVIRGGTPHFEFVANECNKGLAQVSLEFDIPVAFGVLTTDSIDQAIERAGTKMGNKGSEAALSALEMINVIAELG from the coding sequence ATGAAAATAATTGAAGGTGGCTTAGCTGCACCAGATGCGAAAATCGCAATTGTGATCTCTCGTTTTAACAGCTTTATTAATGAGCAGTTATTAGCAGGGGCAATCGATACCCTTAAGCGTACCGGTCAAGTACAAGATGATAATATTACAGTAGTGCGTTTACCCGGGGCTGTTGAATTACCGCTGGTGGCTAAACGTGTTGCAGCATCAAAAAAATATGATGCGATTATAGCATTAGGCACCGTTATTCGTGGTGGTACGCCACACTTTGAATTTGTGGCTAATGAATGTAATAAAGGTCTTGCACAAGTATCTCTTGAGTTTGATATTCCAGTTGCTTTCGGTGTGTTAACAACCGATTCAATTGATCAAGCGATTGAGCGTGCAGGAACAAAAATGGGCAATAAAGGCAGTGAAGCTGCATTAAGTGCTTTAGAAATGATTAATGTAATAGCGGAATTAGGATAA
- a CDS encoding riboflavin synthase, whose product MFTGIIEAVGTISAIKHHAHDMTISVDSGTLDLSDVKLGDSIAHNGVCLTITALHKNGYDVDISNETISRSGFASIKIGFKVNLEKAMQMSSRFGGHIVSGHVDGVGEITSMTRVGSAIEYWIKAPLDLAKYIAEKGSITIDGISLTTNAIDNSAFKLTIIPHTIAQTTMQDYQVGTLVNLEVDVIARYLERLISSNQNVETEKESTMDLLARSGFFTG is encoded by the coding sequence ATGTTTACAGGTATTATTGAAGCAGTGGGAACTATCTCTGCCATTAAGCATCATGCACATGATATGACAATCAGTGTTGATAGTGGAACGTTAGATTTAAGCGATGTTAAGTTAGGGGATAGTATTGCGCATAATGGGGTCTGTCTCACCATTACGGCCTTACATAAAAATGGCTATGATGTGGATATTTCGAATGAAACGATCTCACGCAGTGGTTTTGCCTCCATCAAAATAGGTTTTAAAGTCAATTTAGAGAAAGCGATGCAAATGAGTTCGCGTTTTGGCGGGCATATTGTAAGTGGCCATGTAGATGGTGTTGGTGAAATAACATCGATGACAAGAGTGGGTAGTGCGATTGAATATTGGATAAAAGCACCATTAGATCTCGCAAAATATATCGCAGAAAAAGGTTCAATTACCATTGACGGTATTAGTCTAACAACGAATGCGATTGATAATAGCGCTTTTAAACTAACCATCATACCGCATACTATTGCGCAAACTACGATGCAAGATTATCAGGTAGGCACGTTGGTTAATTTAGAAGTCGATGTGATTGCTCGTTATTTAGAGCGCTTGATCAGTAGCAACCAAAACGTTGAAACTGAAAAAGAATCTACAATGGACTTACTGGCTCGTAGTGGATTTTTTACGGGATAA